In Azotosporobacter soli, one DNA window encodes the following:
- the cydC gene encoding thiol reductant ABC exporter subunit CydC — MGYWELIRLLGSAWPVMLSALFFGWGTVVSGTGLMVLSAYLISAAALHPSAAELSPVIVGVRFFGLARAVCRYAERYVSHDATFRLLESVRVRCYQGLEALPWTQFLARDRADWLTTVVEDVEILKEFYLRSLLPLGISLAVLGPVCYFLLPLAWQLPALITTAFLSAGLLLPWLTKQRQKKVTTELSLERLRLREQILETVLGMESLWAANRCQERQTLLEHASRRLIEAQSRASKILVRGESYGNLLLQLTFFFLLVLGILLVEQGRLAGVHLAPLVLGVQSAFEAVLLLPAAVYYLAESLTAWRRLRGLLRFSQSKEADAAPQRTRVKKVSVSALSYRHGPDEAGIEDISFFLEPGRRVAIVGASGSGKTTLLNVLLGFLPKQAGTISLDGRSVAMLPLDSVSLVPQAGHLFQASLEDNIRLAEPHADEAAVDAAAAAAQLSEVAAALPEGMKTLVGAQGKSLSGGERQRVALARSFLKKAPFLIWDEATVGLDALLEEKVLAALDEAQRVCGVLLITHRLTVGLKEADEIILLERGRVAERGSMQELLGRRSLFRQMWLQQRDTLPFDLMR; from the coding sequence ATGGGATATTGGGAATTGATTCGTTTGCTGGGAAGCGCCTGGCCGGTTATGCTGAGCGCGCTTTTTTTTGGCTGGGGGACGGTTGTGTCCGGGACGGGTCTGATGGTGCTGTCGGCGTATCTGATTTCGGCTGCGGCGCTGCATCCATCGGCAGCAGAATTGTCGCCGGTCATTGTCGGCGTGCGTTTTTTCGGTCTGGCGCGAGCCGTCTGCCGTTATGCGGAGCGCTATGTCTCGCACGATGCGACGTTTCGCTTGTTGGAATCGGTTCGGGTTCGCTGCTATCAAGGGCTTGAAGCGTTGCCGTGGACGCAGTTTTTGGCGCGTGATCGTGCAGACTGGCTTACGACGGTGGTCGAGGATGTTGAAATCCTGAAAGAATTTTATCTGCGCTCGCTCCTGCCGCTCGGGATTTCGCTTGCGGTGCTGGGACCAGTCTGTTATTTTCTTTTGCCGCTTGCCTGGCAGTTGCCCGCATTGATCACGACCGCCTTTCTGAGCGCCGGTCTTTTGCTGCCCTGGCTGACGAAGCAGCGGCAAAAGAAAGTCACGACCGAGTTGAGTTTGGAGCGGCTTCGCCTGCGTGAACAGATTCTGGAAACGGTGCTTGGCATGGAAAGCCTTTGGGCGGCGAACCGCTGTCAGGAACGCCAGACGCTGCTGGAACATGCCAGCCGGAGGCTGATCGAAGCGCAAAGCCGCGCGTCAAAGATTCTTGTCCGCGGTGAAAGCTACGGCAATTTGCTGCTGCAGCTGACATTCTTTTTCTTGTTGGTCTTGGGCATACTGCTGGTCGAGCAGGGGAGGTTGGCGGGCGTACACCTGGCGCCGCTGGTGCTTGGCGTGCAAAGTGCGTTCGAAGCGGTCCTGCTCTTGCCGGCAGCGGTATACTATCTGGCGGAAAGTCTGACCGCATGGCGGCGTTTGCGCGGTCTCCTGCGCTTTTCTCAGTCGAAGGAGGCTGACGCAGCGCCGCAAAGAACGCGAGTGAAAAAAGTAAGCGTAAGCGCGCTAAGCTATCGGCATGGTCCGGACGAAGCGGGCATCGAGGATATCTCTTTTTTTCTCGAACCGGGGCGACGGGTAGCGATTGTCGGGGCGAGCGGTTCAGGCAAGACGACGCTGCTCAATGTGCTGCTCGGCTTTCTGCCGAAACAAGCGGGGACGATTTCTTTGGACGGGCGAAGCGTCGCGATGCTTCCGCTGGACTCAGTAAGCTTAGTACCGCAGGCAGGCCATTTGTTTCAGGCCAGCCTGGAAGACAACATTCGTTTGGCTGAGCCGCACGCGGACGAGGCCGCGGTCGACGCTGCGGCAGCGGCTGCGCAACTGAGCGAAGTGGCGGCAGCGCTGCCGGAGGGAATGAAGACGCTTGTCGGTGCGCAAGGGAAAAGCCTGTCGGGCGGCGAGCGGCAGCGTGTCGCGCTTGCGCGCAGCTTCCTAAAAAAAGCGCCGTTTCTCATCTGGGATGAGGCGACAGTCGGCCTTGACGCGTTGCTGGAAGAAAAAGTTTTGGCGGCGCTGGATGAGGCGCAGCGAGTTTGCGGTGTGCTGCTGATAACGCATCGCTTGACGGTAGGCTTAAAAGAGGCGGATGAAATCATTCTGCTTGAGCGCGGACGGGTGGCCGAACGAGGCAGCATGCAGGAATTGCTGGGCAGGCGCAGCCTTTTCCGCCAGATGTGGCTGCAGCAGCGCGACACGCTGCCGTTTGATTTAATGCGATAA
- a CDS encoding flavin reductase family protein, with translation MQQELSYNEYAKEAVEILSKGAFLTTAANGAQNTMTIAWGSIGYIWQRPVFMVMVRPSRHSYQMLEASGEFTVSLPLKDMKEALAVCGSKSGRELDKFAAAGLKAAPSRNVAAPIIEGCGLHYECRVVFKQTMDPAHLDPSIAAQKYASGDFHTLYFGEILACYKDA, from the coding sequence ATGCAACAAGAACTTTCTTATAATGAATATGCCAAAGAAGCGGTAGAAATTCTCAGTAAAGGCGCTTTTTTGACTACCGCGGCCAACGGCGCGCAGAACACGATGACAATTGCCTGGGGCAGCATCGGCTATATCTGGCAGCGTCCGGTCTTCATGGTCATGGTCCGGCCCTCGCGCCACAGCTACCAAATGCTTGAAGCAAGCGGCGAATTCACGGTAAGCCTGCCGCTTAAGGACATGAAAGAAGCGCTCGCCGTCTGCGGTTCAAAATCGGGTCGCGAGCTCGACAAGTTTGCTGCGGCCGGTCTGAAGGCCGCGCCGAGCCGGAACGTCGCCGCACCGATCATCGAAGGCTGCGGTCTGCATTACGAATGCCGCGTCGTCTTCAAGCAAACGATGGATCCAGCTCATTTGGATCCATCCATCGCCGCACAAAAATATGCCAGCGGCGATTTTCACACGTTATATTTCGGTGAAATCCTGGCCTGTTACAAAGACGCTTGA
- the serA gene encoding phosphoglycerate dehydrogenase, protein MKILVSDPVSEQGVAILREQFEVDVKTNLPAEELIRIIPEYDALVVRSETKVTKAVIAVAERLKVIGRAGVGVDNIDVEAATQKGIVVLNAPEGNTVAATEHTMAMMLSMARNIPQGHAGMREGKWLRSKLMGVELRGKTLGIIGLGRIGGGVAKRSLAMEMKVIAYDPFISAEQAENMGIELVELADIFPRADFITLHMPLTPETKNLLNKESFAKMKPSVRLINCARGGIINEADLAQALTDGIVAGAAVDVFAKEPVEADNPLLKAPNIILTPHLGASTAEAQVGVAVDVAHGIIAVLKGEPISTAVNMAPLQSHVLEVIKPYFNLAEKMGCLAIHLADGRINAVDVEYNGDIGEVDTKMLTTAVIKGLLGSILTEHVNYVNAPFIAKSRGIKVREVRSKEKANFADLITVKVHTDKHLHTVSGTLFGKEEGRIVTIDGYRVDVDPKGWLLIGPHYNRPGIIGKVGTILGADGININSMQVGKTDVEGTSIMVMGVDSDVPASVLLKIKAVDGILDSKLINFSGM, encoded by the coding sequence ATGAAAATTTTAGTCAGCGATCCGGTATCGGAGCAAGGGGTAGCGATTTTACGCGAACAGTTTGAGGTGGATGTGAAGACGAATCTGCCGGCGGAAGAGTTGATCCGCATTATTCCGGAGTATGACGCGCTGGTCGTGCGCAGTGAAACCAAGGTTACGAAAGCGGTTATCGCGGTAGCCGAACGTTTGAAGGTCATTGGCCGGGCCGGGGTCGGCGTCGACAACATCGACGTCGAAGCCGCGACGCAAAAAGGCATCGTAGTTTTGAACGCGCCGGAAGGAAACACTGTAGCCGCGACGGAGCACACGATGGCGATGATGCTCAGCATGGCGCGCAATATTCCGCAAGGTCATGCTGGAATGCGCGAGGGCAAGTGGCTGCGCAGCAAATTGATGGGCGTCGAATTGCGCGGCAAGACGCTTGGCATCATCGGCCTTGGCCGCATCGGCGGCGGCGTTGCGAAACGTTCGTTGGCGATGGAAATGAAGGTAATCGCCTACGATCCGTTCATTAGCGCAGAACAAGCGGAAAACATGGGCATCGAGCTGGTTGAACTGGCAGATATCTTCCCGCGCGCCGACTTCATTACGCTGCATATGCCGCTGACGCCAGAAACAAAGAATCTGCTGAACAAAGAGTCCTTTGCCAAGATGAAGCCCAGCGTGCGCTTGATCAACTGCGCGCGCGGCGGCATCATTAACGAAGCGGATCTGGCGCAAGCGCTGACCGACGGCATTGTCGCCGGAGCGGCGGTCGACGTGTTTGCAAAAGAGCCGGTCGAAGCCGATAATCCGCTTTTAAAAGCGCCGAATATTATCCTGACGCCGCATCTTGGCGCTTCGACCGCGGAAGCGCAGGTTGGCGTCGCGGTTGATGTGGCGCATGGCATTATCGCGGTATTGAAAGGAGAGCCGATTTCGACCGCGGTTAATATGGCGCCGCTGCAGTCGCATGTGCTTGAAGTCATCAAGCCTTACTTCAATCTTGCGGAGAAGATGGGCTGTCTGGCGATCCATCTGGCCGACGGACGCATCAATGCAGTGGATGTCGAATACAACGGCGACATCGGCGAAGTCGATACTAAGATGCTGACCACCGCGGTGATCAAAGGTCTGCTCGGCAGCATCCTGACCGAACATGTCAATTATGTGAATGCGCCGTTTATCGCGAAATCGCGCGGCATTAAAGTCAGAGAGGTGCGCAGCAAGGAAAAAGCGAATTTTGCCGATCTGATCACGGTCAAAGTGCATACCGACAAGCACCTGCATACGGTGTCCGGTACGCTGTTCGGCAAAGAAGAGGGACGCATTGTGACAATAGACGGCTACCGCGTCGATGTCGATCCGAAAGGCTGGCTCCTAATCGGGCCGCATTACAATCGGCCGGGTATCATCGGCAAAGTCGGCACGATCCTTGGTGCGGACGGCATCAATATCAACAGTATGCAGGTTGGCAAGACCGATGTCGAAGGCACAAGTATCATGGTAATGGGCGTCGATTCCGACGTGCCGGCATCGGTGCTCTTGAAGATCAAAGCGGTAGACGGTATCCTCGACTCCAAGCTGATCAATTTTTCCGGTATGTAG
- a CDS encoding DUF2225 domain-containing protein: MADALYEAERICKVCEEKIHVTKVRSRLITEKQDSDFCMHYRDVNPYYYSVWVCPNCGYAAQEAEFGEISSTAVELVKKFLAGREVSVDFSGIRTREQAIATYKLAIFFAGLTKQQNSKLAGLYLRLGWLYREGEQEEEEQLALAKAAELFDAAMAKERFPIGGMSELNLLYLVGELLRRTGKAEQSLLYFNKVVSNPQAKFEKRLMDMARDAWHAAREERDRLKRLAGEEVSEEQLGE; encoded by the coding sequence ATGGCGGATGCATTATACGAAGCGGAACGGATCTGTAAGGTGTGTGAAGAAAAAATTCATGTGACGAAGGTGCGGTCCCGTCTGATAACGGAAAAACAGGACAGCGACTTTTGCATGCACTACCGGGATGTGAATCCCTATTATTACAGCGTCTGGGTCTGTCCGAACTGCGGCTATGCGGCGCAGGAAGCGGAGTTTGGCGAAATCTCATCTACAGCGGTGGAACTGGTTAAGAAATTCTTGGCTGGTCGGGAGGTCAGCGTAGATTTTAGCGGGATTCGTACACGCGAGCAGGCGATAGCGACCTATAAACTGGCGATCTTTTTTGCTGGGCTGACAAAACAGCAAAACAGCAAGTTGGCCGGCTTATATCTACGTTTAGGCTGGCTCTATCGTGAAGGGGAGCAGGAAGAAGAAGAGCAACTGGCGCTTGCTAAAGCGGCGGAGCTGTTTGACGCTGCGATGGCGAAAGAACGCTTTCCGATCGGCGGCATGTCGGAGCTTAATCTGCTTTACCTGGTCGGCGAATTATTGCGCCGCACAGGCAAGGCGGAACAGTCGCTGCTTTATTTCAACAAGGTCGTCTCCAATCCGCAGGCGAAGTTTGAAAAACGTCTGATGGATATGGCGCGCGATGCTTGGCATGCGGCGCGTGAAGAGCGGGATCGCTTGAAGCGCTTAGCCGGAGAAGAAGTGAGCGAAGAGCAATTGGGCGAATGA
- a CDS encoding MBL fold metallo-hydrolase produces the protein MKATVIIDNQVPVNAKRPFRAEHGQALLLETKGRLILFDAGQSELVIHNLSLLGVRPADLDAIVISHGHYDHTGGLSAILTHARKRLPVYIHPQAFVPRFSESETRRFIGIPFSQELLVQLGADFQLVTEPLALDDDLWLSGPIPRESGFEQTPSSFIRIAEQGCACHDSVIDDMSLYVKTAAGLVVISGCAHAGIINTIMHGLSVTDSLRLYGIIGGTHLGPAPLAQQEETLRQLADFSPTFIAANHCTGFAMLSRLANQFGEKFTPAFVGTQLEF, from the coding sequence ATGAAAGCAACCGTTATCATCGACAATCAGGTTCCGGTGAATGCCAAACGGCCGTTTCGCGCCGAACACGGGCAAGCGCTGCTCCTGGAAACAAAAGGACGACTTATTTTGTTCGATGCGGGCCAATCCGAGCTTGTCATCCACAATCTCAGTCTCCTGGGCGTCCGGCCTGCCGATCTCGACGCGATCGTCATCAGTCACGGGCATTATGATCACACCGGCGGCTTGTCGGCGATCCTGACGCACGCACGCAAGCGCCTGCCGGTCTACATCCATCCGCAGGCATTCGTGCCTCGCTTTTCCGAATCGGAAACACGCCGTTTCATCGGCATACCGTTCAGCCAGGAACTTCTCGTCCAGCTCGGCGCCGACTTTCAACTTGTCACAGAGCCGCTCGCGCTGGACGATGACCTTTGGCTAAGCGGCCCGATCCCGCGTGAGAGTGGATTCGAGCAGACGCCGTCATCCTTTATCCGCATCGCCGAGCAGGGCTGCGCCTGTCACGACTCCGTCATTGACGACATGTCCTTATACGTCAAAACCGCTGCAGGTCTCGTCGTGATTTCAGGCTGCGCGCATGCCGGCATTATTAATACGATTATGCACGGCCTATCCGTCACTGACAGTCTGCGACTCTACGGCATCATCGGCGGCACGCATCTTGGTCCTGCGCCGCTTGCGCAGCAGGAGGAAACACTCCGTCAGCTGGCGGATTTCTCGCCTACTTTCATCGCGGCCAACCACTGTACCGGCTTCGCAATGCTAAGCCGACTCGCCAACCAATTCGGCGAAAAGTTCACGCCCGCCTTTGTCGGTACGCAGCTGGAATTTTAG